A region of Vigna radiata var. radiata cultivar VC1973A chromosome 6, Vradiata_ver6, whole genome shotgun sequence DNA encodes the following proteins:
- the LOC106764291 gene encoding indole-3-acetate O-methyltransferase 1: MAPMGDNVVVSNMELERLLSMKGGKGEASYANNSQAQAIHARSMLHLLRETLDRVALAEGREVPFVVVDLGCSCGSNTINVVDVIIKHVMKRYEALGWQPPEFSAFFSDLPSNDFNTLFQLLPPVANYGVSMEECLAADNHRSYFAAGVPGSFYRRLFPARSVDVFHSAFSLHWLSQVPESVVDKRSSAYNKGRVFIHGADESTANAYKKQFQTDLAGFLMARSVEMKREGSMFLVCLARTSVDPTDQGGAGLLFGTHFQDAWDDLVQEGLISQEKRDSFNIPVYAASLQDFKEVVEANGSFTIDKLEVFKGGSPLVVNQPDDASEVGRALANSCRTVSGVLVDAHIGDKLSEELFLRVERRATSHAKELLEQLQFFHIVASLSFRD; the protein is encoded by the exons ATGGCTCCCATGGGAGACAATGTTGTTGTTTCCAACATGGAACTTGAAAGGTTGCTCAGCATGAAAGGAGGCAAAGGAGAAGCCAGCTATGCCAACAATTCCCAAGCTCAG GCCATACATGCGAGGTCGATGCTTCATCTTCTGAGAGAGACTTTGGACAGAGTTGCGCTTGCTGAGGGACGAGAGGTGCCGTTTGTGGTGGTGGACTTGGGCTGTTCGTGTGGGAGCAACACCATAAACGTGGTGGATGTGATCATAAAGCACGTTATGAAACGGTACGAGGCGTTGGGGTGGCAGCCACCGGAGTTTTCAGCTTTCTTCTCAGACCTTCCTAGCAATGACTTCAACACACTCTTTCAGCTGCTTCCTCCTGTCGCCAACTATGGCGTCAGCATGGAAGAATGCCTTGCCGCCGACAACCACCGCTCTTACTTCGCCGCCGGAGTCCCCGGTTCTTTCTACCGGAGGCTTTTTCCGGCGAGGTCTGTGGATGTTTTCCACTCAGCTTTCTCTTTGCACTGGCTTTCTCAG GTGCCAGAAAGTGTTGTGGACAAAAGGTCAAGTGCATACAACAAAGGAAGAGTGTTTATCCATGGTGCTGATGAGAGCACAGCAAATGCTTACAAGAAACAATTCCAAACAGATTTGGCAGGGTTTCTGATGGCAAGGTCAGTGGAGATGAAGAGAGAGGGGTCCATGTTCTTAGTTTGCTTGGCCAGAACTTCAGTGGACCCTACAGACCAAGGTGGGGCAGGCCTTCTTTTTGGGACCCACTTTCAGGATGCTTGGGATGATCTTGTCCAAGAG GGGTTGATTAGTCAAGAAAAACGAGACAGTTTTAACATTCCAGTTTATGCAGCAAGCCTGCAAGACTTCAAGGAGGTGGTTGAAGCGAATGGTTCATTCACCATAGACAAGCTTGAAGTATTCAAAGGAGGAAGTCCACTTGTGGTGAATCAACCAGATGATGCAAGTGAAGTAGGAAGAGCTCTGGCCAACAGCTGCAGGACCGTGTCAGGAGTTCTTGTTGATGCCCACATTGGTGACAAACTAAGTGAGGAACTTTTTCTTAGAGTGGAGCGTAGAGCCACAAGCCATGCCAAAGAGCTATTAGAGCAACTACAGTTCTTTCACATAGTTGCATCCCTTTCCTTTAGAGACTGA
- the LOC111241824 gene encoding uncharacterized protein LOC111241824 codes for MLSMCSYHNPCPSLLQVNGMTINCSFCCSEAYFRSQKLPKEESCNGRVGLMVWIVENIKQNYLLRKKRVQKRNKEGEQQQQQKMGKELTLEEWLLQSPTTQNYGNCNGDLCDYKHRPNSDYPSVARESTYFSNCGECSLSLEQLLNDGDVGIFSVGYGISLENLLKDEKEDEKEIGFNSLASSQSSTIRKRVSFRLPEVSETIILDPLEKDFNEC; via the coding sequence ATGTTAAGCATGTGTTCATACCACAATCCTTGCCCTTCCCTTTTGCAAGTAAACGGCATGACAATTAACTGTTCATTCTGTTGTTCTGAGGCTTATTTTAGAAGTCAAAAATTGCCCAAGGAGGAGTCTTGCAATGGAAGGGTCGGTTTAATGGTATGGATTGTAGAAAATATCAAGCAAAATTACTTGCTGAGGAAGAAGAGAGTGCAAAAGAGGAATAAAGAAGGggagcagcagcagcagcagaaaATGGGGAAGGAACTCACATTAGAGGAGTGGCTTCTACAATCACCAACTACACAAAATTACGGTAACTGCAATGGTGATCTTTGTGATTATAAACATCGTCCCAACAGTGATTATCCTTCGGTAGCCAGAGAAAGTACCTATTTTTCTAACTGTGGGGAATGTAGCTTGTCTTTGGAGCAACTCTTAAATGATGGTGATGTAGGGATTTTTTCTGTGGGCTACGGTATCTCTTTGGAGAAtcttttgaaagatgaaaaggaagatgaaaaagaaattggGTTTAATTCATTGGCTAGTAGCCAAAGTAGTACGATCAGGAAAAGGGTGAGCTTTAGACTGCCAGAAGTGTCTGAGACTATTATTTTGGATCCATTAGAGAAGGATTTTAATGAATGCTAG
- the LOC106762910 gene encoding protein HOMOLOG OF MAMMALIAN LYST-INTERACTING PROTEIN 5 yields the protein MANENEPAKLLLPYLQRADELQKHEPLVAYYCRLYAMERGLKIPQSERTKTTNALLVSLMKQLEKDKKSIQIGPEDNLYLEGFALNVFGKADKQDRAGRADLNTAKTFYAASIFFEILNQFGAVQPDLEQKQKYAVWKAADIRKALKEGRKPTAGPPAGDEDLSIPFSSSSGRYDPGTTETTVSNPGPESDSSPSYHNPVNYQNPNIHPAPKFHDTVNEQHSANIPPSMQFHDRVDNNKHSSVVSPSSHSYTPGVYPSQDYPPPPPPSQDYHPPPPSQDYHPPPPSQDFHSPPPSQDYHSPPPSQDYHPPPPSQDYHPPPSSQDYHPPPARSESSYPEHYNHQQYSSENSQHLGPNYPSHENSSYSYPHFQSYPSFSESSIPSVPSNYTYYQGSDASYSSQSAPLTTSHSSSAHHSSSSRNGTIVEPKSTSQTYHYDSNYQPAPEKIAEAHKAARFAVGALAFDDVSIAVDYLKKSLELLTNPSAGQ from the exons ATGGCCAACGAAAACGAACCTGCGAAGCTGCTGTTACCATATCTTCAACGCGCCGATGAATTGCAAAAGCACGAACCACTCGTCGCTTATTACT GTCGATTATATGCGATGGAACGGGGGTTGAAGATTCCGCAAAGTGAGCGCACAAAGACCACTAATGCTCTTCTTGTCTCGCTCATGAAGCAGCTTGAGAAG GATAAAAAGTCCATCCAGATAGGGCCTGAGGACAATCTATATCTCGAGGGTTTTGCTTTGAATGTGTTTGGAAAGGCAGACAAACAAGATCGTGCTGGAAGAGCAGATTT GAATACAGCGAAAACATTTTATGCTGCCAGCATCTTTTTTGAGATTCTTAATCAATTTGGAGCAGTTCAGCCTGAT CTGGAGCAGAAACAGAAATATGCAGTGTGGAAAGCAGCTGATATAAGAAAAGCtttgaaagaaggaagaaagccCACAGCTGGTCCGCCTGCTGGTGATGAGGATCTGTCAATTCCATTCAGTTCTTCAAGCGGTAGATAT GACCCTGGGACTACTGAAACTACAGTTTCCAATCCTGGACCAGAATCTGATTCATCACCTAGTTATCATAATCCCGTCAATTACCAGAATCCAAACATTCATCCGGCTCCTAAATTTCATGATACTGTTAATGAACAGCATTCTGCAAATATTCCACCATCTATGCAATTTCATGACAGAGTAGATAACAACAAGCATTCTTCTGTTGTTTCTCCATCATCTCACTCTTATACACCTGGAGTTTATCCTTCCCAAGACtatcctcctcctcctccaccttcCCAAGACTATCATCCTCCTCCACCTTCCCAAGACTATCATCCTCCTCCACCTTCCCAAGACTTTCATTCTCCTCCACCTTCCCAGGATTATCATTCTCCTCCCCCTTCCCAGGACTATCATCCTCCACCACCTTCCCAAGATTATCATCCTCCACCGTCATCCCAAGATTACCATCCTCCACCTGCCAGATCAGAAAGTTCTTATCCCGAACATTACAACCATCAGCAATACTCATCGGAGAATTCACAGCATTTAGGGCCTAACTACCCTTCTCATGAAAATTCGTCATATTCCTATCCCCATTTTCAGTCTTATCCAAGTTTTTCAGAAAGCAGCATCCCATCAGTCCCATCAAACTATACTTATTATCAAGGGTCGGATGCTTCATATTCTTCCCAGTCAGCTCCGCTAACTACAAGCCATTCATCAAGTGCTCATCACAGCTCTAGCAGCAGGAATGGAACTATTGTGGAACCTAAATCAACTTCTCAGACATACCATTATGACAGTAACTACCAGCCAGCACCTGAAAAAATAGCAGAGGCACACAAGGCTGCAAGATTTGCTGTTGGAGCACTTGCATTTGATGATGTCTCAATTGCAGTAGACTACTTGAAGAAATCACTTGAGTTGCTGACAAATCCATCCGCTGGCCagtaa